Within the Rosa rugosa chromosome 2, drRosRugo1.1, whole genome shotgun sequence genome, the region gtaccggaccaaaaggaaggaaataatccatcgcaacctTTTGGGAAGGattatcctccgggatggagatggtcttcacagagaagcgcgactcacaaccacatctacctccaggggaaaaacataaaTCACGCGGTCAGACCCTGGAAGTAGGCgacggagcaagaacaggcgacccatattggtcttccgcccttcttcctcctgctccacgcgggcaGTTTGAGAGAGGAGACACCTCAAAATCTGGTTCCGCCGCTACgggagcaccacatgttcttTGGTCTAAGTGAAGCCGGTGGGTTTCACCGtgacttccagagaccaaagacatgaggttggacctgaggttaggccataagacctacccaggtattgaggttaagccataagaCCTAGGGGTTTGAGGCTAAGGCTGATATCGCGAGGAGAAGATTTTAGAATCTGGAgaaagagaagtagagattgCGATACTATTTCTGGGAAAGCCATATTGCGTTTATGTCTACCATCTCCCCAGAATGCAGGTATTTATAGCGCCAATCTCAGCGGCCTCAACCGTACGATGGGCAGTTGTGATATTCTCACTGTcatcaatgagcgtatcaacAAGGTTAAATGtgaagatctcggaaatgaaggtaattgaaagcgcgtgggagacggggcagtctccaaggaggtaactgctccatttcgagattatcttttcaatcttttcaaacgGTTTTAAAGCAATAAAGGCAATCTAAAGCGTTGAACCGTTTGAGAGAATAAGTTATTAGTTGGGCCAAGCAAAGTGGGCTAAATAGtaagataataataataataatattgttcatacaaaatatGGGCCTAACTCTAGGGGCCCAAAAGTCTTCGGCCTGCATGAGTCAGGCGAAGGAAGAGTTCATCCAAACGAAAACTGGCATCtgcagcagcttgtgcggcttgttgggctgccacgCGTGCCTGAGCCAGTTCTTGGGATAGCGTCTCGAgagcagcgaggggttgttccaacTGAGGCTCTGCATGAACGAGCATAGCAGTAACATCGGTTAACCGGGCTTGAAAGGCCTGAATTtgggacctcaagtggttcctCTCAAGCGTCAGgtccctgatgaggttagcttggtcacccaagacGTCGCGCGCGGTCTCCGTTTGCTGATTAAGGTTCTGATAATGCATTTCGGTCTGCCTGGCTTGCGCATTCGCGACTGCCCGCTCGTTGAGCCCTTGAGGAAGATCCTGCAACAGTTGATCGATTTCCTGGAATTGTTCCTCAGTGATGGCTCCCTTGCGGAGGAGCACCCTCAAGTATTCTAAGACCCTCACAggcgcaccaggaatcaagatatcagggcccaggaggcggcgaaggcttTCTCTgacttcatctacgaccccaggggGGGTCACTTCAAGAacacgagctaacctttccaaAGTAGAAGGAGTAGGAGGCTCAGCGACAGGGACCTCAGGAGGTTCAGCGATAGGTACTTCTGGCACTGGTTCAGGTACCTCCGGCGCTGGTTCAGGAAGGTCTTCCAATTCTTCAGCTTCAGcgacttggggggcagggggagGAAGTTCCTGATCAACCACGTTAGGAACAGGCTCAgcagcttcttcttctgctgctCCGATTACATCGTCCCCAGTTCCAACGACGTTCGGAACCTGGAAGAAGACATTATCAGAATACTTGAACCAGGAGATAATGATGAGATAGTTGGTTAGGGGGAATACCTCTTCGATTGGGGGCTCATACACAATGATCGCGAGCATTGTCTCTGGGCTAGCTTCGCTGGGAACAGGAATCGAGTCAGGCGCTATCTGTTCCAGGACAGAAACGTCGCTTGGTTCCTCGTGAGGGGCGTCCAGTGGCAGTACTCTATTTTCAGCCTCCggcgagctgtcatctatgatctgcactggTATCAAGGCCAATTGTGCGTTATCTACAGCGCCCGCAGGAGTTGGAGAGTGGTTCACAACAGTTGGCGCTGGAgcttgggaagcagatgtgccttcaccaacagttgaagatccttcttcagcATGTCTCGAAGACCTGTGGCGAACCTGCAAATGAGGATTGTTACAGAGTCGcacagaatgaaaagaaatttctaacaAGTGCTTAGTGTGCTTGTGTCTTAccagtcggtcagcgattggttcatcttctgcccacaggtcagttcgaggatcagaaCGAGCGCGCTTCCGAGCCGAGAGAGCAGCGATCTGTTAGAGGCAGGGGATTAGGTATGACTCGTAAAGAAAGCATGACTTGTACAAACAGAGGGCTCTTACCGTTTgcatgtcatcatcatcagaggaggacTCTTTGTCCCCAGGCTCTATCATTACTGCCTTTTGCTTCCCAGACTGGCCAGCGGCTTGGGAAGCGTTGGCTGCGCGACTGCCAGAGAGTGGCGCGCTCCCCTGGAAAAACAAAGTTTGAATTTAAAGGGGAAGGGATAAAAGAACAAAGGGGACAAAACATGAGTCAAGATTAGTTACCTCTTGAAGGGGTTCGCGGATTACGATACCAGCTtgggcctgacgtggggctcgcgcgggtcgcggagccggttcagcagcaggaggaggagctTGTGCAGCGTCTTCAGGGATGCGAGCAAGTTGATCAACGTCGGCGGCGTAGGGATATCGCAGTTCCCCGAAGATGGCAGCGAATACCTCATCGTGTTGTTGccgccagcagttaacagagacttctgcccaccatgcatcatatccttcctcagtcgcgtccacagagtcaatctctttGGCCCAGTCAAGAAGATCAACCAGCGCGAGcgtgctttgtgctggcggaggcccagaaaggGGCCCAATTCTACGCCAAGAAGTGttgtagttccaagcatcatgtagagggaatggcactaattgaaCAAGACCAAATTGACGAGCGAAATGGTTGGGAGCgtagagctcataactgagttcgtcagcggcaatcctgatgtcggaacaggagatcgcgcggcgaaaagccaagcgcgcgcgatcactgtagcgagaggcgccagggAGGAATCCATGTTCAAGCGGAGCTGGGAATCTTCTACTCAGCACTAAGTAGCAGTACGGCATCTCGTGCAGTAagtacaagtatgtgaagcactcaaAATAAGGAGGAGATGTGTACCTTTCGCCGCGACTGAGCCATCGACCCAAGAGTTGGTCAGTAGGCGGAAGTaatgggatgtcgtcgcgacgaaagtatggaaagtaaatttgaatccagaagtcaaggatccaaaaggggccagaaatgctagtctcaaagggatgcattgtggcttgaTACAAAGTACGGTAGAGGGCACCTAATACTGGTTGTCCTAGTCCCACACGGTGGCCGTTGTAGAGGGTCGTCGCCAGAGAagtccaggcaccagtgggcttacaggaggaagtacagaaaataaatttacagagccagtactccaagaatgcaatcccgccagtcgcattgtgctcctggcAGTAATAGGCCAGCCACCGCAGATAGGAGCCGCTGTGGGCGCCGCGACCATGttgggccatggtggaggtgaaagtatcagagtcgaattggccatgcagatagggTTCACCATCAATGGGTAGGCCAGTaatggtgagaatgtccaataaagtgacactcatttggccaaatcgaaaatcaaaggtgttggtagcagtgttccagaaacaaagaaaggcagcgagtggcgaacgattgccaccgcgcagaagacgaaaacaaagatcaatagtatgggtgatacctgctgcgttccagcgGGCTAGATCTCGAGCGCGTGCTTCCCGGTACCAAGAAAGCTCTTCCGCACTGATGGaggatggccaatgccctattttcgatcgatgattaggggcactccaactggtaaaatccccaggagtccttcggaggacggGGATCGGGCGACGAACAGGTAGACCATAAAAAGCGACGGCGTCGGCCGGGAAAGCATCTCGCGGTGTTGGGCCTAGTCCGGCATGGTGGTTCGAAAGTCGGAGGAGCAGAGGTCTTTGGATGGTGGTCTGGAGAATCAGGCTGGCGCCAATCCCAGTTCCCCAAGAGCGTGCAGcctgttcattcagttcttcttcttggtcgataaccatctttttcgggggagccatttctgggtttctgtgagAAGGATATGTGcaaaagagggtttctgggtttaggagactaaaagagtttctgatgtgacaggtctgaagtggctgcggatttaaataagagattttgtgagggaaacgatgcgacagaaaggcgtttcgcgagtgaaaagacgcaaccctcattaatgacatcgtttcgagcatcgaacgcgtcgttttagtccccttcaatcagttacactttcatgggcctgatttcgaggcctggggggcaatgtttaagcccaaaagtaattttggcaatatccttcagtggatctagcgcagcgggccgatacctgcggcccaaaaataaacatacttggttttgggttacaactccgcctattccggaatccatgaggagagcgaagtcctattggaatcaagtaatagagattgactaggaaactccagtcaataatccttctacgacaaggaatggtcgaaaccctaggtatatataccaggtttcaaggacagattaaagacctctctcatatcaatcaatcctagcgattacaaagcctcccaggagcaaaccttcaacctcgttgaacccCGGTGACCGCGatacagtcccagtctcccagcgagccgactgctagcatcaccagatcaacccggcgaccgtacttccagtcccagtctcccagcgagccgactgtaagcgcaaccgccactgttacttccagcgaagcaagggtaacgccctcgcacccagcgaagctagagtcacgctttagcgcaaccccgtgcttctcccaacttcccaatgattgctctgcttagtctacaacactaagtatcgatttggtgaacgcaagagaccacaaccaaagcccttacccagtaaggcaagaagtccttctccggaaggctagagaagaaccccgtgacgaggttggtgctctcctcgtccacggtctcttgaagaagaagtcaggtcaagggactaccccgacgactgcaccccacggtgctggcacgcttgcgcaatcacacgctcaaaagagacagtttgcaagccaactggttttggagccaaacaaaaacaataataatattttacacaaaaaaccatttttcaattattttttattttactttgttaattctcttcttcttcttctatctctgcctctctctctcttcccatttttctttgtttctttagatATCGACTACAAGTTCTTTTTGGTCAAAACATTTTTTCGACTACACTCAAGTATCTACCATTTGCATTCCAAGATCTCTCGCGCCTTTTCTCCAACAGGTCATCTGCACCATTTCGCCGGAAAAATCCACCAGCACCATTCTCCGTTTAGAAACATCAACTGTTTTGAGCCCTCTAAACCGTTGCAGAGTGAGTGATTGAGtga harbors:
- the LOC133730610 gene encoding uncharacterized protein LOC133730610, yielding MIEPGDKESSSDDDDMQTIAALSARKRARSDPRTDLWAEDEPIADRLVRHKHTKHLLEISFHSVRLCNNPHLQVRHRSSRHAEEGSSTVGEGTSASQAPAPTVVNHSPTPAGAVDNAQLALIPVQIIDDSSPEAENRVLPLDAPHEEPSDVSVLEQIAPDSIPVPSEASPETMLAIIVYEPPIEEVPNVVGTGDDVIGAAEEEAAEPVPNVVDQELPPPAPQVAEAEELEDLPEPAPEVPEPVPEVPIAEPPEVPVAEPPTPSTLERLARVLEVTPPGVVDEVRESLRRLLGPDILIPGAPVRVLEYLRVLLRKGAITEEQFQEIDQLLQDLPQGLNERAVANAQARQTEMHYQNLNQQTETARDVLGDQANLIRDLTLERNHLRSQIQAFQARLTDVTAMLVHAEPQLEQPLAALETLSQELAQARVAAQQAAQAAADASFRLDELFLRLTHAGRRLLGP